A region of Elusimicrobiota bacterium DNA encodes the following proteins:
- the atpG gene encoding ATP synthase F1 subunit gamma: MPSLRELRRKVKSVKSTQQITKAMKMVSAARLRRAQGRILGARPFANKMTDLLADVLWQEADANGDGVLTPEELQHPLLWGTPGGPRGLLLITADRGLCGGFNTTLIKKGLEFYRENAGRAVELMTVGRKARDYFRRVGSPIRHEYVGIFNQLSYSQAELIGRDVIDFFVKNRASDVTLVYTEFKSAIQQRVVTTTLLPLTPPERPPEVRRAAPFIYEPVRAEILEALFPRYLKAQIFRALLESYSSEMGARMTAMENASKNAQELIAGLTLTANKIRQAAITKEIAELVGGAEVLQ; encoded by the coding sequence GTGCCTTCCCTCCGCGAGCTTCGGCGCAAGGTCAAGAGCGTCAAATCGACGCAACAGATCACCAAGGCCATGAAGATGGTCTCGGCGGCGCGGCTCAGGCGGGCCCAGGGGCGGATTTTGGGGGCGCGGCCTTTTGCGAACAAAATGACGGACCTGTTGGCGGATGTTTTGTGGCAGGAGGCGGACGCCAACGGGGACGGGGTCCTGACGCCCGAGGAATTGCAACACCCCTTGCTGTGGGGGACTCCGGGCGGGCCCAGGGGCCTTCTGTTGATCACGGCCGACCGGGGGCTTTGCGGCGGATTCAACACCACCTTGATCAAGAAAGGGCTTGAGTTTTATCGCGAGAACGCCGGGCGGGCCGTGGAGCTCATGACGGTGGGGCGGAAGGCTCGGGATTACTTCCGCCGGGTGGGTTCGCCGATCCGCCATGAATATGTGGGGATCTTCAATCAATTGAGTTACAGCCAGGCCGAGCTGATCGGCCGGGACGTCATCGATTTTTTTGTGAAGAATCGGGCCAGCGACGTGACCTTGGTGTATACGGAGTTCAAGTCGGCCATCCAACAGCGCGTGGTGACGACGACTCTCTTGCCGCTGACGCCGCCGGAACGCCCTCCGGAAGTGCGACGGGCCGCCCCGTTCATTTACGAGCCGGTCCGGGCGGAAATCCTGGAGGCGCTGTTTCCGCGCTATTTGAAAGCCCAGATCTTCCGGGCGCTCCTGGAATCCTATTCGTCGGAGATGGGCGCCCGCATGACCGCCATGGAGAACGCTTCCAAGAACGCCCAGGAACTGATCGCGGGTCTGACTCTGACCGCCAACAAGATCCGCCAGGCGGCCATCACCAAGGAAATCGCGGAACTCGTGGGCGGGGCGGAGGTTTTGCAATGA
- a CDS encoding F0F1 ATP synthase subunit alpha, with protein sequence MSIQPEEITRILKERLEGVSLSTEMKEVGSVLQVGDGIARVHGLGNAVAGEMLVFPHGVVGIVLNLERESVGAVLLGEGNLIKEGDEVRRTGRIMEVPVGNGMIGRVVNALGAPIDGKGPIKSAKARPVEVVAPGVVERQPVREPLQTGIKAIDAMIPIGRGQRELIIGDRQTGKTAIAIDTIINQKNDPHRPICIYVAIGQKQSTVAQVVQKLTDHGAMDYTVVVAATASEPAPLQYVAPYAGCAIGEEFMWAGKHVLLVYDDLSKHAAAYRQLSLLLRRPPGREAFPGDVFYLHSRLLERACKLSDKNGGGSLTALPVIETQAGDVSAYIPTNVISITDGQIYLEANLFYSGVRPAVNVGLSVSRVGGSAQVKAMKQVAGKLRLDLAQYNELAAFAQFGSDLDKSSQAQLARGQRLVEILKQDQYQPISVAEQVALIYAATNGFLDDLPIDQLRRFETGLFEFLNKDRPEVLKALAEKKVLDDPMKAQLTQALTEFKGRFKA encoded by the coding sequence ATGTCGATTCAACCGGAAGAGATCACCCGCATCTTAAAAGAACGTCTCGAGGGGGTTTCCCTCTCGACAGAAATGAAGGAGGTCGGCTCCGTGCTGCAAGTCGGGGACGGCATCGCCCGCGTCCACGGGTTGGGCAACGCCGTGGCGGGGGAAATGTTGGTTTTCCCCCACGGGGTGGTGGGCATCGTGCTGAACTTGGAGCGGGAAAGCGTGGGCGCCGTGCTTCTGGGCGAGGGGAATTTGATCAAGGAAGGAGACGAGGTTCGCCGCACGGGCCGCATCATGGAAGTCCCCGTGGGGAACGGCATGATCGGACGGGTGGTGAACGCGCTGGGCGCTCCCATCGACGGAAAAGGTCCCATCAAATCCGCCAAGGCCCGCCCCGTCGAGGTGGTGGCGCCCGGCGTCGTGGAACGGCAACCGGTGCGGGAGCCGCTTCAGACGGGCATCAAGGCCATCGACGCCATGATCCCCATCGGCCGAGGCCAGCGGGAGTTGATCATCGGCGACCGCCAAACCGGGAAAACGGCCATCGCCATCGACACCATCATCAACCAGAAGAACGATCCCCATCGCCCCATTTGCATCTATGTGGCCATCGGGCAAAAACAGTCCACGGTGGCCCAGGTGGTGCAGAAGCTCACCGACCACGGCGCCATGGACTACACGGTGGTCGTCGCCGCCACGGCTTCCGAGCCCGCGCCGCTCCAATACGTGGCCCCCTACGCCGGTTGCGCGATCGGCGAAGAATTTATGTGGGCGGGAAAACACGTCCTTCTGGTTTACGACGACCTTTCCAAACACGCCGCCGCCTACCGCCAACTCTCTCTCCTGCTTCGCCGTCCCCCGGGGCGGGAAGCGTTTCCTGGCGACGTATTCTATCTTCACTCGCGGTTGTTGGAACGGGCCTGCAAACTGTCCGACAAAAACGGCGGGGGTTCCTTGACCGCGCTTCCTGTGATTGAAACCCAGGCCGGCGACGTTTCGGCCTACATTCCGACCAACGTGATTTCCATCACCGATGGCCAGATCTATTTGGAGGCGAACCTCTTCTATTCCGGCGTTCGCCCGGCGGTCAACGTGGGCTTGTCGGTCAGCCGCGTGGGCGGAAGCGCCCAGGTGAAGGCCATGAAACAAGTGGCCGGAAAATTACGTCTCGACCTCGCCCAGTACAACGAGCTGGCCGCCTTCGCCCAATTCGGCTCGGACCTGGATAAATCGTCCCAGGCCCAACTCGCGCGGGGCCAACGCCTGGTGGAAATCTTAAAACAGGACCAATACCAGCCGATCTCCGTGGCCGAACAGGTGGCCCTCATCTACGCCGCCACCAACGGTTTCCTGGACGACCTCCCCATCGACCAACTCCGCCGTTTCGAAACCGGCCTCTTTGAGTTCCTCAACAAAGACCGCCCAGAGGTATTGAAGGCGCTGGCGGAAAAAAAGGTCCTGGACGACCCCATGAAGGCCCAGCTCACCCAGGCTTTGACCGAATTCAAAGGCCGTTTCAAGGCCTGA
- the atpH gene encoding ATP synthase F1 subunit delta produces MLKLQDRPVAARYARALFAAASAHGEVEAVRRDLARLGQTLAVAPALNDALRHPRVPMEAKREVLSRVLGRFSPLLERFVGLLLEKKRWDALAEILPDFERLADDAGGILAVQAATPAPWTEEGAAKVRRALESAWGGPVSLKTSVREDLLGGIVLQVGDRVWDNSLKAQLERLREAWLAGAVR; encoded by the coding sequence GTGCTGAAACTCCAGGACCGGCCCGTGGCCGCCCGTTATGCCCGCGCTCTCTTCGCCGCGGCGTCGGCCCACGGCGAGGTGGAGGCGGTGCGGCGGGACCTGGCGCGCCTGGGCCAAACCCTGGCCGTCGCGCCCGCGTTGAACGACGCGCTCCGGCACCCTCGGGTTCCGATGGAAGCCAAGCGGGAGGTTCTTTCCCGGGTCCTGGGTCGGTTTTCGCCTCTCCTGGAACGGTTCGTGGGGCTCCTGTTGGAGAAGAAACGCTGGGACGCCCTGGCGGAAATTCTTCCGGACTTTGAGCGCCTCGCGGACGACGCCGGGGGAATCCTCGCGGTTCAGGCGGCGACGCCCGCGCCGTGGACGGAAGAAGGCGCGGCCAAGGTTCGGCGGGCGCTGGAATCGGCTTGGGGCGGACCCGTTTCGCTGAAGACCTCCGTGCGGGAGGACCTCCTGGGGGGGATCGTGCTCCAGGTGGGGGACCGGGTCTGGGACAACAGTTTGAAAGCACAGCTCGAACGCCTGCGCGAGGCGTGGCTGGCCGGGGCTGTTCGATGA